One genomic window of Sphingomonas ginsengisoli An et al. 2013 includes the following:
- a CDS encoding lmo0937 family membrane protein, which translates to MLAIIAAILIILWLAGFLVFHVTSGLIHILLIVGIIVLVLHFVRGRSAV; encoded by the coding sequence ATGCTCGCGATTATCGCCGCCATTCTGATCATCCTCTGGCTCGCCGGGTTCCTCGTGTTCCACGTCACCAGCGGCCTCATCCACATCCTCCTCATCGTCGGCATCATCGTGCTCGTGCTGCACTTCGTGCGCGGTCGTTCGGCGGTCTAA
- the trxB gene encoding thioredoxin-disulfide reductase, with translation MSDTVSSRMIVLGSGPAGLTAAIYAARAGLQPIVIQGIQPGGQLTTTTDVENYPGFREVIQGPWLVEEMQAQAEHVGTRMVWDHIDSVELSAPPFRLKGDSGTTYTCDTLVIATGAQAKWLGLPTEEHMKGKGASACATCDGFFYRGKKVAVIGGGNTAVEEALYLTNHSHDVTLIHRRDSLRAEKILQDRLFANPHIKIIWNHEVEEFLSGGEPEALVGLRLKDRLTGATQDLTVDGAFVAIGHKPATELFVGKLDLDEDGYLAVETGSTRTSVPGVFACGDVMDKIYRQAVTAAGTGCMAALDAEKYLAAQEYQALAAE, from the coding sequence ATGAGCGACACCGTTTCCAGCCGCATGATCGTCCTGGGGTCAGGCCCCGCCGGCCTGACCGCGGCCATTTATGCCGCCCGCGCCGGGCTCCAGCCGATCGTCATCCAGGGCATCCAGCCCGGCGGCCAGCTGACGACTACCACCGACGTCGAGAATTATCCCGGCTTCCGCGAGGTGATTCAGGGCCCGTGGCTGGTTGAAGAGATGCAGGCCCAGGCCGAGCACGTCGGCACGCGCATGGTATGGGACCATATCGACAGCGTCGAGCTGTCTGCCCCGCCCTTCCGGCTCAAGGGCGACAGCGGGACCACCTACACCTGCGATACGCTGGTGATTGCGACCGGCGCGCAGGCCAAATGGCTCGGCCTGCCGACCGAAGAGCATATGAAGGGCAAGGGCGCGAGCGCCTGCGCGACCTGCGACGGCTTCTTCTATCGCGGCAAGAAGGTGGCGGTGATCGGCGGTGGCAACACCGCGGTCGAGGAAGCGCTCTACCTCACCAACCACAGCCATGACGTCACCCTGATCCACCGCCGCGATTCGCTTCGAGCGGAGAAGATCCTGCAGGATCGGTTGTTCGCCAATCCGCACATCAAAATCATCTGGAATCATGAGGTCGAGGAATTCCTCTCGGGCGGCGAGCCCGAAGCGCTGGTCGGTCTCCGTCTCAAGGATCGCCTCACCGGCGCGACCCAGGACCTGACCGTCGACGGCGCCTTCGTTGCCATCGGCCACAAGCCCGCGACCGAGCTCTTCGTCGGCAAGCTCGATCTCGACGAGGACGGCTATCTCGCCGTCGAAACCGGCTCGACCCGCACCAGCGTCCCCGGCGTGTTCGCCTGCGGCGACGTGATGGACAAAATCTACCGTCAGGCGGTCACCGCTGCCGGCACCGGCTGCATGGCCGCGCTCGACGCCGAGAAATATCTCGCCGCGCAGGAATATCAGGCGCTCGCCGCAGAGTAA
- a CDS encoding GAF domain-containing protein produces the protein MKDEFAKLVARDGDDPEIEAILLEVCHATRMGFIAVAGVTETRWVAAQVLDRIDFGLNPGDELDVKKTICDNIRECGQAIIIDRVADDPDWRTHPVPMLFGFESYASVPVVLADGQFYGTLCAIDPEERVLSGTETVALLTRCAERLAAILSARPEQVGATASPPLPA, from the coding sequence GTGAAAGACGAGTTCGCCAAGCTGGTCGCACGGGATGGCGACGATCCTGAAATCGAGGCGATCCTGCTCGAGGTCTGCCACGCCACCCGCATGGGCTTCATCGCTGTCGCAGGCGTGACGGAAACGCGGTGGGTCGCGGCGCAGGTGCTCGACCGGATCGACTTCGGCCTCAATCCGGGTGACGAGCTCGACGTCAAAAAGACCATCTGCGACAATATTCGCGAGTGCGGGCAGGCGATCATCATCGACCGGGTTGCCGACGATCCCGATTGGCGGACCCACCCCGTCCCGATGCTGTTCGGCTTCGAAAGCTATGCGTCGGTGCCGGTCGTCCTCGCGGATGGGCAATTCTATGGCACGCTGTGCGCGATCGATCCCGAGGAGCGCGTTCTGAGCGGGACGGAGACCGTCGCCCTCCTCACGCGCTGCGCCGAACGATTGGCCGCGATCCTGTCGGCACGACCGGAGCAGGTCGGTGCGACCGCGAGCCCGCCACTGCCCGCCTGA